Proteins from a genomic interval of Rhizoctonia solani chromosome 12, complete sequence:
- a CDS encoding helix loop helix DNA-binding domain protein produces the protein MDSHGGPQFSASGDSFGYMGSNPEGYISYPGSYDMINSGSPAFNPLSLSNNMPSYPMTRVASPREFATTQTVSPPLTGSSSDVAGENLANVTGYTAYGSMRRATRQSTSDSNTSSNSTHSRNGTSLVQRHGMRYPPGPAASTVMAAGGRHRRRNSRADEDDDEDDFESDGDAFRGAPQEVVVQRRREEIRKQRIESEQRRRDELRDGYRRLKDVLPVSNQKSSKVSLLDRATSHIKYLEMMQHQLQTNLTQSDLEVARLRQVNEALMLSAAERRSGTQQSAPAQPVPPPSHNGSPKTEPTPAPAFN, from the exons ATGGATAGCCACGGAGGCCCTCAGTTCTCAGCATCTGGTGACTCATTTGGTTACATGGGGTCCAATCCCGAAGGGTACATCTCTTACCCGGGTTCATATGACATGATCAATA GTGGATCACCGGCATTCAACCCCCTTAGTCTGTCGAACAACATGCCAAGCTATCCAATGACTCGAGTTGCGTCTCCTCGCGAATTTGCTACTACCCAAACGGTATCTCCACCACTTACCGGCTCCAGCTCTGACGTAGCCGGAGAGAACCTCGCGAATGTGACTGGATACACCGCATATGGGTCAATGAGGCGAGCAACCCGCCAGTCTACTAGCGACTCGAACACATCCTCCAATTCTACGCATTCCCGTAATGGAACAAGCTTAGTTCAACGACATGGCATGCGCTATCCCCCGGGTCCGGCTGCATCCACTGTTATGGCAGCTGGTGGAAGGCATCGTCGACGCAACTCTCGTGCCGATGAAGACGACGATGAGGACGACTTTGAGAGCGACGGGGATGCTTTCCGCGGCGCACCCCAAGAGGT GGTTGTCCAACGTCGCCGAGAAGAAATTCGCAAACAACGGATCGAGTCTGAACAGCGTCGCCGGGATGAACTCCGGGACGGATACAGGCGATTGAAGGATGTGTTGCCAGTCTCCAATCAAAAGTCGAGCAAAGTCTCTTTACTGGATAGGG CAACGAGCCATATCAAGTACCTTGAAATGATGCAGCATCAGTTGCAAACAAATTTGACTCAATCCGACCTCGAAGTAGCCAGGTTGAGGCA AGTTAACGAGGCCCTGATGCTAAGCGCGGCTGAGCGTCGCTCTGGCACGCAACAATCCGCCCCAGCTCAGCCCGTCCCTCCTCCTTCGCACAATGGATCCCCTAAAACCGAGCCTACCCCTGCCCCTGCGTTTAATTAA
- a CDS encoding endoplasmic reticulum membrane protein codes for MSKTSLDYASISTHKWKNIPKPPGFAEVTKGSTQSPAQLKSKEESYESLKEKRAWDMAISPAKSLPMNAFMLYMSGNSVQIFSIGILVMLLLNPLKAVANINSAFASFAPKNSDPSAFSTLGLQKLAFIGCNILTMALGLYKCRSMGLIPTGTGDWLAFETRGIAPETLLY; via the exons ATGAGCAAGACGAGCTTAGATTATGCGTCAATTAGCACCCATAA ATGGAAGAATATACCTAAACCTCCTGGCTTTGCCGAGGTTACA AAGGGAAGCACTCAATCCCCCGCGCAACTCAAGTCGAAGGAAGAATCATACGAATCCTTGAAAGAAAAGCGTGCGTGGGATATGGCGATTTCGCCAGCAAAATCGCTACCTATGAATGCATTCATGCTATACATGAGCGGCAATAGTGTCCAAATCTTCAGTATAGGCATACTAGTCATGTTACTTCTCAACCCCCTCAAGGCGGTCGCCAATATCAACTCGG CTTTCGCGTCATTTGCTCCCAAGAACTCAGACCCATCGGCTTTCTCGACCCTCGGCCTTCAAAAGCTAGCATTCATTGGGTGTAATATTTTAACTATGGCTCTAGGACTCTACAAATGTCGTTCCATGGGTCTCATTCCAACTGGCACAGGGGATTGGTTGGCGTTTGAGACACGAGGCATA GCTCCAGAGACACTACTTTATTAA
- a CDS encoding alpha-L-fucosidase, translating into MRLKPPGYLCFLLAASQCCLAKSASTFVDLSPHFNNKAASAKVNGTGNFDLAGGSYVSEFLPKGIFTYRRVDFNLPPFHNETALDNVRVAAQVVSVPPGRYHAVHALLAAEKNNIGQGNITVNYTDGTSITIGVVAPAYFQINNPSNGPIWTPYHYTSTTVLTPEGINRNETWIFDFQAGLDNSRTVESIQLPAAKTPIMHFFALTLYGPPPSQTPNEPVLNVQYARSTTKWAQNNYSANAIPDPTSQIFEVALDNLATMDAPTSTWLNGNYSVVIEGEGLKTSRPYALKRLRSGDQVVMKIGVHNTFKAPTKTKGQIVVKDARGEDEFRSEEYEFMAGIPDYEPVDASLSQHEASDWFDEAKFGIFIHWGVYSVPAWSDGKTYAESYVWIQHKINSSTWTRHREVYGENVVYDDFIANFTASQWNPDEWTDLFANSGAKYFTIVSKHHDGFALYDTKNTSNRNSLLYGPKRDLLKDLFASSKARHPELHRIAYYSMTEFFHPQFPYGFGSWPGGLAHFAYNDTCCEGYEGYVKINDWVQDLQKPQMETLFYDYEVDAIWCDIGGPSPFDEIVRKWESNSGLDPHSYGYNSGTAPDRYMKGVDVIKQLVDIVSKGGNYLLDVGPTATGEIIPEMTTPLLQAGQWLSHSGPAIYSTRYWSVGPADTTYNLRFTTTPEAFYIIALSRPQGGILKTLMPIPILEGDEVRLLGGSGKKWSGRGKARRMVLCASRRGGDWVGRICLGVQG; encoded by the exons ATGCGCTTGAAGCCACCTGGATACTTGTGTTTCCTGTTAGCAGCTTCACAGTGCTGCTTGGCAAAATCTGCGTCTACTTTTGTGGACCTGAGTCCCCATTTCAATAACAAGGCCGCATCGGCAAAAGTCAATGGGACCGGGAACTTTGATTTAGCCGGAGGGTCATACGTTTCAGAGTTCTTACCCAAAGGCATATTCACTTATCGAAGAGTCGAC TTTAATCTTCCGCCATTCCATAACGAGACCGCCCTGGACAATGTCAGGGTTGCTGCTCAAGTGGTTTCAGTCCCTCCTGGGCGATATCATGCAGTTCACGCTTTACTCGCTGCTGAGAAGAATAATATCGGCCAAGGAAATATTACCGTCAACTATACCGATGGCACTTCGATTACCATTGGAGTCGTTGCCCCTGCTTACTTTCAAATAAATAACCCATCCAACGGGCCTATTTGGAC GCCATATCATTACACAAGTACAACGGTCCTTACACCCGAAGGTATCAACCGCAACGAAACCTGGATATTCGATTTCCAGGCTGGCTTGGATAATTCCAGGACGGTCGAATCTATTCAACTTCCGGCTGCCAAAACCCCAATTATGCATTTCTTTGCTTTGACGTTATATGGACCACCTCCCTCTCAGACTCCAAATGAACCAGTATTAAATGTCCAGTACGCTCGATCGACAACCAAGTGGGCCCAGAACAATTACAGTGCCAACGCCATTCCCGACCCTACGAGTCAGATCTTCGAGGTTGCGTTAGATAATTTGGCGACTATGGACGCTCCTACGTCTACTTGGCTCAATGGGAATTATTCAGTCGTTATCGAGGGAGAAGGGTTGAAGACTTCTCGCCCGTACGCACTCAAGAGATTGAGATCAGGAGATCAAGTAGTTATGAAGATCGGCGTGCACAACACGTTCAAGGCCCCAACGAAGACCAAGGGACAGATTGTCGTCAAGGACGCACGTGGGGAGGATGAGTTCAGAAGCGAAGAATACGAGTTTATGGCCGGAATACCGGATTACGAACCTGTAGATGCGAGTTTGTCCCAACATGAGGCGTCGGATTGG TTTGATGAAGCCAAGTTTGGAATATTT ATCCACTGG GGTGTCTACTCTGTCCCTGCTTGGTCAGACGGGAAAACCTATGCAGAATC ATACGTTTGGATTCAACATAAAA TCAATTCGTCGACTTGGACACGCCACCGGGAGGTCTATGGCGAAAATGTAGTCTACGATGATTTTATCGCCAACTTTACAGCGTCGCAGTGGAACCCTGACGAGTGGACGGACTTGTTTGCTAATTCTGGAGCGAAGTACTTTACT ATTGTATCCAAACACCACGACGGATTCGCTCTATACGATACCAAAAACACGAGTAATCGCAACTCGCTATTGTATGGTCCAAA GCGTGATTTGTTGAAGGACCTGTTTGCAAGTTCCAAGGCCCGACATCCAGAGCTGCACAGGATTGCATATTACTCTATGACTGAGTTCTTCCATCC TCAGTTCCCGTATGGGTTCGGAAGCTGGCCAGGCGGACTTGCTCATTTTGCATACAATGATACATGCTGCGAGGGGTACGAGGGGTACGTCAAG ATCAACGACTGGGTCCAGGATCTCCAAAAACCGCAAATGGAAACATTGTTCTACGATTATGAGGTTGATGCGATCTG GTGCGATATTGGAGGGCCATCACCGTTTGACGAGATCG TCCGGAAATGGGAGAGTAATTCTGGATTGGATCCTCATTCTTATGGATACAACAGCGGCACGGCGCCTGACAGGTATATGAAGGGTGTAGATGTGATCAAGCAATTGGTCGA TATCGTGTCTAAAGGGGGTAACTATCTCCTGGACGTCGGACCTACCGCCACTGGGGAAATCATCCCAGAAATGACAACGCCTTTGCTTCAAGCCGGACAATGGCTCTCGCACTCTGGCCCGGCAATCTATTCTACCCGGTACTGGTCGGTCGGTCCGGCCGATACGACCTATAATCTCCGGTTCACGACCACCCCCGAAGCGTTTTATATCATCGCGTTGAGCCGGCCGCAAGGTGGTATACTTAAAACTCTGATGCCAATTCCGATTTTGGAGGGGGACGAGGTGAGACTGTTGGGTGGGAGTGGGAAAAAGTGGAGTGGACGAGGCAAGGCGAGGAGGATGGTGTTGTGTGCAAGTCGGAGAGGAGGAGATTGGGTTGGTCGAATATGCTTGGGCGTTCAAGGTTGA